In Dysidea avara chromosome 3, odDysAvar1.4, whole genome shotgun sequence, a single window of DNA contains:
- the LOC136250925 gene encoding glutathione synthetase-like, with the protein MSITFGQLSQDATDRAVEYGVILKKETSEETSTVQQKVMQLFPITLWPSVFPKKHYKFLLQVQMDYNLLVDKLSGDVLLMGSLQRIIHHDDFVRRLVEIYNKVSLTKQQPISIAIQRCDYLLHIEHSEEADSSNRVVPKLVEMNTFAPAFAAITENVANVHKVLQVKYQDGDFKEQYRGQILDPDAISMVCRAMAIAWKEYGQPKAAILMVINENESNIFELGKFELKMAIEYRIKVLRHTFGEIDNVATINNDNRLIVNDTEIAIVYYRSGYHPNLFPTEKQWSAYLMLEQSQAVKCPPISHHLCTLKRIQQVFSNPNVLESFFNDPTMLERIKSTLVGLYPLDEGPEGDEVIEMALRNPEKFVLKTQREATAKCYLDEDEDLKEKLIQIRKMESRVTYTLMDRINYPTQEYAMVDNDSKHQLLQTCPEIGIFGVFVRNGETMLMNSSAGYSVRHISPNMDEINSTGGAVSSLMLTPS; encoded by the exons ATGTCTATTACATTTGGGCAGTTGAGTCAAGATGCGACGGATCGTGCTGTTGAGTACGGAGTGATATTAAAGAAAGAAACATCCGAGGAAACATCTACTGTACAGCAGAAGGTCATGCAGTTATTCCCGATCACTTTGTGGCCCTCTGTATTTCCTAAAAAGCACTATAAATTTCTGTTACAAGTACAAATGGATTACAACCTTTTAGTGGACAAACTTAGTGGTGACGTGCTATTGATGGGATCTTTACAACG CATTATCCATCATGATGACTTTGTACGGAGACTAGTTGAGATATACAACAAAGTTTCTTTGACTAAGCAGCAG CCTATCAGTATTGCAATTCAACGATGTGACTATTTGCTCCACATTGAACACAGTGAAGAAGCAGACAGTAGCAATAGAGTAGTACCGAAGCTTGTAGAAATGAACACTTTTGCTCCTGCTTTTGCGGCCATCACTGAAAATGTTGCCAATGTCCACAA AGTTTTACAAGTTAAATATCAAGATGGTGACTTCAAGGAGCAGTATAGAGGACAG ATTTTAGATCCTGATGCAATCTCAATGGTCTGCCGTGCTATGGCTATTGCCTGGAAAGAGTATGGACAGCCAAA GGCAGCTATATTAATGGTGATAAATGAGAATGAATCAAATATCTTTGAGTTAGGAAAGTTTGAACTTAAAATGGCCATTGA GTACCGGATCAAGGTTTTAAGACACACATTTGGTGAAATAGATAATGTGGCTACTATCAACAATGATAACAGATTAATAGT AAATGATACTGAGATTGCCATAGTCTACTACAGATCAGGATACCATCCAAATCTTTTTCCTACTGAGAAGCAGTGGAGTGCATACCTGATGTTAGAACAATCCCAAGCTGTCAAGTGTCCTCCAATTTCTCATCATCTGTGCACACTTAAAAGAATTCAGCAAGTCTTTTCTAATCCAAATGTTCTAGAGAG CTTTTTTAATGATCCAACTATGCTGGAAAGGATAAAGTCAACCTTAGTTGGACTATACCCATTAGATGAG GGACCTGAAGGTGATGAAGTGATTGAAATGGCATTGAGGAATCCTGAAAAGTTTGTTTTAAAGACTCAAAGAGAAGCTACTG CTAAGTGCTACTTGGATGAAGATGAGGACTTAAAAGAAAAGCTAATACAGATCCGAAAGATGGAGTCAAGGGTTACATATACATTGATGGATCGCATTAACTATCCTACACAAGAATATGCAATGGTTGATAATGACAGTAAACATCAATTACTTCAGACGTGCCCTGAAATTGGTATTTTTGGTGTATTTGTAAG GAATGGAGAAACGATGTTGATGAACTCATCAGCTGGTTATTCGGTTAGACATATATCACCCAACATGGATGAGATTAATTCCACTGGTGGTGCTGTTAGCTCACTGATGCTGACTCCAAGTTAA